Proteins from a single region of Trichoplusia ni isolate ovarian cell line Hi5 chromosome 3, tn1, whole genome shotgun sequence:
- the LOC113491860 gene encoding zinc finger protein 420-like isoform X1: MNQEHHNMNTGGGQPPGTSESQNQRVQSTQQQQQNNLPATTSATDLRVNSAAVNVALSSVAKYWVFTNLFPGPIPQVSVYGLPAGARIENGKPVQDLGQTHASILNGDPNIILGHHAGQSQVTVSAAGGQQIPVSQIIATQSGQTHEALVAHSQQAELAAAQGNSNNTQVSVSTGQPTHQQVPNNRVEFVQHHNIDMVNHVGHHSQQHLMQQQLMATARPEHSNQQIQLTVSEDGIVTVVEPAGSKMVDKEELHDAIKMPSDHTLTVHQLQQIVGQQVIDSVVRIEQATGEPANILVTHNPDGTTSIEASAADPLIVKDEKSANKMEAAQFAIPAEIKDIKGIDLKSVGAMGMEGAVVKISAGASEHDLHAMYKVNVEDLSQLLAYHEVFGKLNSEGQQQAKVISEVEVEAGTSAAMSEAETSPGHHSCDICGKIFQFRYQLIVHRRYHGESKPFTCQVCGSAFANPVELSRHGKCHLAGDPNERHAKRMAQDKPYACTTCHKTFSRKEHLDNHVRSHTGETPYRCEFCAKTFTRKEHMVNHVRKHTGETPHRCDICKKSFTRKEHFMNHVMWHTGETPHHCTICGKKYTRKEHLVNHMRSHTNDTPFRCELCGKSFTRKEHFTNHILWHTGETPHRCDFCSKTFTRKEHLLNHVRQHTGESPHRCNFCSKSFTRREHLVNHVRQHTGETPFQCGYCPKAFTRKDHLVNHVRQHTGESPHKCSFCTKSFTRKEHLTNHVRQHTGESPHRCTFCAKSFTRKEHLTNHIRQHTGETPHKCTFCTRAFARKEHLTNHIRQHTGVTPHSCSYCNKTFTRKEHLVNHIRQHTGETPFKCTFCSKSFSRKEHLTNHVNLHTGETPHKCPFCTKTFSRKEHLTNHVRIHTGESPHRCDFCQKTFTRKEHLTNHMKQHTGDTAHACKVCSTHFTRKEHLITHMRSHSCGERPFSCGVCGKSFPLKGNLLFHERSHKKANAGNRPYRCGVCAKEFLCKGHLVSHRRTHAEGEEGAASTETPAETEDCSDCTKCVKAEPERTNERKLDVRTTAETRPAESNVAQTQPNTATVMQITNQQQVRAGVGGVAGVGGVGSVGVGVGAAAGAGVSGAGVAGATFTHTVSAAHHAGAAIAHHPVTVNY; this comes from the exons ATGAATCAGGAACACCATAATATGAACACGGGTGGTGGCCAGCCTCCGGGAACTTCTGAG TCACAGAACCAAAGAGTGCAATCTACACAGCAACAGCAGCAAAATAACTTGCCTGCCACGACATCAGCTACTGATCTACGAGTAAACTCAGCGGCTGTGAACGTCGCTTTGTCTAGTGTTGCGAAATATTGGgtgtttacaaatttatttccCGGGCCCATACCGCAAGTCTCTGTGTACGGGCTACCTGCAGGCGCAAGGATTGAAAATGGAAAACCTGTTCAG GATCTTGGTCAAACCCATGCCAGTATATTAAATGGAGATCCAAACATCATACTGGGACATCATGCTGGACAGTCTCAGGTTACGGTGTCTGCAGCTGGTGGCCAGCAGATCCCTGTCTCCCAAATCATTGCTACACAGTCAGGCCAAACTCATG AAGCACTTGTGGCTCACAGTCAACAGGCCGAGCTGGCGGCGGCCCAGGGCAACAGCAACAACACGCAGGTGTCAGTTAGTACGGGCCAGCCCACTCACCAGCAGGTACCCAATAACCGGGTCGAGTTTGTACAACACCATAACATTGATATGGTAAATCACGTG ggcCATCATTCACAACAACACCTAATGCAACAACAGCTAATGGCTACTGCACGACCAGAACACAGTAACCAGCAG ATCCAGCTGACTGTGAGTGAAGATGGCATAGTAACAGTAGTGGAGCCAGCAGGTAGCAAAATGGTCGACAAAGAGGAACTGCACGACGCCATCAAGATGCCTTCAGACCATACCCTGACTGTGCACCAGCTGCAACAGATTGTTGGACAACAG gtgatAGACAGCGTAGTTCGCATAGAACAAGCGACCGGAGAGCCGGCCAACATACTCGTGACTCACAATCCCGACGGCACGACGTCTATAGAAGCCAGCGCAGCCGACCCCCTCATCGTGAAGGATGAGAAGAGTGCCAACAAAATGGAGGCGGCACAGTTCGCGATACCTGCCGAAATTAAAGATATCAAAGGGATCGACTTAAAG AGTGTGGGTGCCATGGGGATGGAAGGTGCCGTTGTGAAGATATCAGCCGGTGCATCAGAACACGATCTCCATGCCATGTACAAAGTGAACGTCGAAGATCTGTCGCAGCTACTTGCTTATCATGAGGTTTTCGGAAAGTTGAACTCCGAAGGACAGCAACAAGCGAAG GTAATAAGCGAGGTAGAAGTAGAAGCTGGTACCAGCGCAGCCATGTCTGAAGCGGAAACTTCGCCAGGCCATCATTCCTGTGATATTTGCGGGAAAATATTCCAGTTCCGATACCAACTTATTGTTCATAG GCGTTATCACGGCGAAAGCAAACCGTTCACGTGCCAAGTATGCGGTTCTGCGTTTGCCAATCCGGTAGAACTATCGAGACACGGAAAATGTCATCTTG CTGGTGACCCAAACGAAAGACACGCCAAACGGATGGCTCAAGATAAGCCATACGCTTGCACCACTTGCCACAAAACCTTCTCTCGCAAAGAACATTTAGACAATCATGTTCGAAGTCATACCGGCGAGACTCCATACAG ATGCGAGTTCTGCGCGAAGACTTTTACCCGCAAAGAGCACATGGTAAATCACGTACGGAAACACACGGGCGAGACTCCTCACCGTTGCGATATATGCAAGAAGAGTTTTACTCGTAAAGAACACTTTATGAATCACGTCATGTGGCATACAG GTGAAACGCCGCACCATTGTACAATATGCGGAAAGAAGTATACTAGGAAGGAGCATTTAGTGAACCATATGAGATCGCATACAAACGATACCCCGTTTCGATGCGAATTATGCGGCAAGTCGTTCACGAGAAAGGAACACTTCACCAATCACATATTGTGGCATACGG GTGAGACCCCGCACCGCTGCGACTTCTGCTCGAAGACGTTCACCCGCAAGGAGCACCTCCTCAACCACGTGCGGCAGCACACGGGCGAGTCCCCGCACCGCTGCAACTTCTGCAGCAAGTCCTTCACGCGCAGGGAACACCTCGTCAACCACGTGCGGCAACACACCGGCGAGACGCCCTTCCAGTGCGGATACTGTCCGAAGGCCTTCACTAGGAAGGACCATCTTG TAAACCACGTTCGGCAGCATACTGGGGAGTCTCCACACAAGTGCTCGTTCTGCACCAAGTCGTTCACCCGCAAGGAGCACCTCACCAACCACGTGCGGCAACACACGGGCGAGTCGCCGCATCGCTGCACCTTCTGCGCAAAATCCTTCACTAGAAAGGAACATCTCACCAACCATATCAG ACAGCACACGGGAGAAACGCCACACAAGTGTACGTTCTGTACGCGGGCGTTTGCGCGCAAGGAGCATCTCACCAACCACATCCGACAACACACCGGCGTCACGCCGCACTCCTGCTCCTACTGCAACAAGACCTTCACCAGGAAAGAACATCTTGTTAACCATATTCG ACAACACACGGGCGAGACTCCTTTCAAGTGTACATTCTGTTCGAAGTCGTTCTCTCGTAAGGAGCACCTCACGAACCACGTCAACCTTCACACAGGAGAAACGCCCCACAAATGTCCCTTCTGCACCAAAACATTCTCCAGAAAAGAACACTTGACCAACCATGTCAG AATTCACACGGGTGAGTCGCCGCATCGATGTGACTTTTGCCAGAAAACTTTTACTCGCAAGGAGCACCTAACAAACCATATGAAACAACACACCGGCGATACCGCGCACGCCTGCAAGGTCTGCTCGACACACTTTACTAGGAAGGAGCATCTAATTACGCACATGAG GTCACACAGTTGTGGCGAAAGGCCGTTTAGTTGCGGCGTGTGTGGAAAATCTTTCCCGTTGAAAGGCAATTTACTGTTCCATGAACGTTCGCACAAGAAGGCCAATGCTGGTAATAGGCCCTATAGGTGTGGAGTTTGCGCTAAGGAGTTCCTCTGTAAAG GTCACTTGGTATCTCATCGGCGCACTCACGCAGAAGGAGAAGAAGGTGCCGCGAGCACTGAAACTCCTGCTGAGACAGAAGATTGTTCTGATTGTACCAAGTGTGTCAAAGCTGAGCCAGAACGAACAAATGAGAGGAAACTAGACGTCag AACAACGGCGGAAACACGGCCGGCGGAGAGCAATGTTGCACAAACCCAACCCAACACTGCTACTGTAATGCAAATAACTAACcag CAGCAGGTCCGCGCTGGAGTGGGCGGCGTGGCGGGGGTGGGCGGCGTGGGCAGCGtgggcgtgggcgtgggcgcggcggcgggcgcgggcgtgTCGGGCGCGGGCGTGGCGGGCGCCACGTTCACGCACACCGTGAGCGCCGCGCACCACGCCGGCGCCGCCATCGCGCACCACCC
- the LOC113491860 gene encoding zinc finger protein 420-like isoform X2 — translation MNQEHHNMNTGGGQPPGTSESQNQRVQSTQQQQQNNLPATTSATDLRVNSAAVNVALSSVAKYWVFTNLFPGPIPQVSVYGLPAGARIENGKPVQDLGQTHASILNGDPNIILGHHAGQSQVTVSAAGGQQIPVSQIIATQSGQTHEALVAHSQQAELAAAQGNSNNTQVSVSTGQPTHQQVPNNRVEFVQHHNIDMVNHVGHHSQQHLMQQQLMATARPEHSNQQIQLTVSEDGIVTVVEPAGSKMVDKEELHDAIKMPSDHTLTVHQLQQIVGQQVIDSVVRIEQATGEPANILVTHNPDGTTSIEASAADPLIVKDEKSANKMEAAQFAIPAEIKDIKGIDLKSVGAMGMEGAVVKISAGASEHDLHAMYKVNVEDLSQLLAYHEVFGKLNSEGQQQAKVISEVEVEAGTSAAMSEAETSPGHHSCDICGKIFQFRYQLIVHRRYHGESKPFTCQVCGSAFANPVELSRHGKCHLAGDPNERHAKRMAQDKPYACTTCHKTFSRKEHLDNHVRSHTGETPYRCEFCAKTFTRKEHMVNHVRKHTGETPHRCDICKKSFTRKEHFMNHVMWHTGETPHHCTICGKKYTRKEHLVNHMRSHTNDTPFRCELCGKSFTRKEHFTNHILWHTGETPHRCDFCSKTFTRKEHLLNHVRQHTGESPHRCNFCSKSFTRREHLVNHVRQHTGETPFQCGYCPKAFTRKDHLVNHVRQHTGESPHKCSFCTKSFTRKEHLTNHVRQHTGESPHRCTFCAKSFTRKEHLTNHIRQHTGETPHKCTFCTRAFARKEHLTNHIRQHTGVTPHSCSYCNKTFTRKEHLVNHIRQHTGETPFKCTFCSKSFSRKEHLTNHVNLHTGETPHKCPFCTKTFSRKEHLTNHVRIHTGESPHRCDFCQKTFTRKEHLTNHMKQHTGDTAHACKVCSTHFTRKEHLITHMRSHSCGERPFSCGVCGKSFPLKGNLLFHERSHKKANAGNRPYRCGVCAKEFLCKGHLVSHRRTHAEGEEGAASTETPAETEDCSDCTKCVKAEPERTNERKLDVRTTAETRPAESNVAQTQPNTATVMQITNQQVRAGVGGVAGVGGVGSVGVGVGAAAGAGVSGAGVAGATFTHTVSAAHHAGAAIAHHPVTVNY, via the exons ATGAATCAGGAACACCATAATATGAACACGGGTGGTGGCCAGCCTCCGGGAACTTCTGAG TCACAGAACCAAAGAGTGCAATCTACACAGCAACAGCAGCAAAATAACTTGCCTGCCACGACATCAGCTACTGATCTACGAGTAAACTCAGCGGCTGTGAACGTCGCTTTGTCTAGTGTTGCGAAATATTGGgtgtttacaaatttatttccCGGGCCCATACCGCAAGTCTCTGTGTACGGGCTACCTGCAGGCGCAAGGATTGAAAATGGAAAACCTGTTCAG GATCTTGGTCAAACCCATGCCAGTATATTAAATGGAGATCCAAACATCATACTGGGACATCATGCTGGACAGTCTCAGGTTACGGTGTCTGCAGCTGGTGGCCAGCAGATCCCTGTCTCCCAAATCATTGCTACACAGTCAGGCCAAACTCATG AAGCACTTGTGGCTCACAGTCAACAGGCCGAGCTGGCGGCGGCCCAGGGCAACAGCAACAACACGCAGGTGTCAGTTAGTACGGGCCAGCCCACTCACCAGCAGGTACCCAATAACCGGGTCGAGTTTGTACAACACCATAACATTGATATGGTAAATCACGTG ggcCATCATTCACAACAACACCTAATGCAACAACAGCTAATGGCTACTGCACGACCAGAACACAGTAACCAGCAG ATCCAGCTGACTGTGAGTGAAGATGGCATAGTAACAGTAGTGGAGCCAGCAGGTAGCAAAATGGTCGACAAAGAGGAACTGCACGACGCCATCAAGATGCCTTCAGACCATACCCTGACTGTGCACCAGCTGCAACAGATTGTTGGACAACAG gtgatAGACAGCGTAGTTCGCATAGAACAAGCGACCGGAGAGCCGGCCAACATACTCGTGACTCACAATCCCGACGGCACGACGTCTATAGAAGCCAGCGCAGCCGACCCCCTCATCGTGAAGGATGAGAAGAGTGCCAACAAAATGGAGGCGGCACAGTTCGCGATACCTGCCGAAATTAAAGATATCAAAGGGATCGACTTAAAG AGTGTGGGTGCCATGGGGATGGAAGGTGCCGTTGTGAAGATATCAGCCGGTGCATCAGAACACGATCTCCATGCCATGTACAAAGTGAACGTCGAAGATCTGTCGCAGCTACTTGCTTATCATGAGGTTTTCGGAAAGTTGAACTCCGAAGGACAGCAACAAGCGAAG GTAATAAGCGAGGTAGAAGTAGAAGCTGGTACCAGCGCAGCCATGTCTGAAGCGGAAACTTCGCCAGGCCATCATTCCTGTGATATTTGCGGGAAAATATTCCAGTTCCGATACCAACTTATTGTTCATAG GCGTTATCACGGCGAAAGCAAACCGTTCACGTGCCAAGTATGCGGTTCTGCGTTTGCCAATCCGGTAGAACTATCGAGACACGGAAAATGTCATCTTG CTGGTGACCCAAACGAAAGACACGCCAAACGGATGGCTCAAGATAAGCCATACGCTTGCACCACTTGCCACAAAACCTTCTCTCGCAAAGAACATTTAGACAATCATGTTCGAAGTCATACCGGCGAGACTCCATACAG ATGCGAGTTCTGCGCGAAGACTTTTACCCGCAAAGAGCACATGGTAAATCACGTACGGAAACACACGGGCGAGACTCCTCACCGTTGCGATATATGCAAGAAGAGTTTTACTCGTAAAGAACACTTTATGAATCACGTCATGTGGCATACAG GTGAAACGCCGCACCATTGTACAATATGCGGAAAGAAGTATACTAGGAAGGAGCATTTAGTGAACCATATGAGATCGCATACAAACGATACCCCGTTTCGATGCGAATTATGCGGCAAGTCGTTCACGAGAAAGGAACACTTCACCAATCACATATTGTGGCATACGG GTGAGACCCCGCACCGCTGCGACTTCTGCTCGAAGACGTTCACCCGCAAGGAGCACCTCCTCAACCACGTGCGGCAGCACACGGGCGAGTCCCCGCACCGCTGCAACTTCTGCAGCAAGTCCTTCACGCGCAGGGAACACCTCGTCAACCACGTGCGGCAACACACCGGCGAGACGCCCTTCCAGTGCGGATACTGTCCGAAGGCCTTCACTAGGAAGGACCATCTTG TAAACCACGTTCGGCAGCATACTGGGGAGTCTCCACACAAGTGCTCGTTCTGCACCAAGTCGTTCACCCGCAAGGAGCACCTCACCAACCACGTGCGGCAACACACGGGCGAGTCGCCGCATCGCTGCACCTTCTGCGCAAAATCCTTCACTAGAAAGGAACATCTCACCAACCATATCAG ACAGCACACGGGAGAAACGCCACACAAGTGTACGTTCTGTACGCGGGCGTTTGCGCGCAAGGAGCATCTCACCAACCACATCCGACAACACACCGGCGTCACGCCGCACTCCTGCTCCTACTGCAACAAGACCTTCACCAGGAAAGAACATCTTGTTAACCATATTCG ACAACACACGGGCGAGACTCCTTTCAAGTGTACATTCTGTTCGAAGTCGTTCTCTCGTAAGGAGCACCTCACGAACCACGTCAACCTTCACACAGGAGAAACGCCCCACAAATGTCCCTTCTGCACCAAAACATTCTCCAGAAAAGAACACTTGACCAACCATGTCAG AATTCACACGGGTGAGTCGCCGCATCGATGTGACTTTTGCCAGAAAACTTTTACTCGCAAGGAGCACCTAACAAACCATATGAAACAACACACCGGCGATACCGCGCACGCCTGCAAGGTCTGCTCGACACACTTTACTAGGAAGGAGCATCTAATTACGCACATGAG GTCACACAGTTGTGGCGAAAGGCCGTTTAGTTGCGGCGTGTGTGGAAAATCTTTCCCGTTGAAAGGCAATTTACTGTTCCATGAACGTTCGCACAAGAAGGCCAATGCTGGTAATAGGCCCTATAGGTGTGGAGTTTGCGCTAAGGAGTTCCTCTGTAAAG GTCACTTGGTATCTCATCGGCGCACTCACGCAGAAGGAGAAGAAGGTGCCGCGAGCACTGAAACTCCTGCTGAGACAGAAGATTGTTCTGATTGTACCAAGTGTGTCAAAGCTGAGCCAGAACGAACAAATGAGAGGAAACTAGACGTCag AACAACGGCGGAAACACGGCCGGCGGAGAGCAATGTTGCACAAACCCAACCCAACACTGCTACTGTAATGCAAATAACTAACcag CAGGTCCGCGCTGGAGTGGGCGGCGTGGCGGGGGTGGGCGGCGTGGGCAGCGtgggcgtgggcgtgggcgcggcggcgggcgcgggcgtgTCGGGCGCGGGCGTGGCGGGCGCCACGTTCACGCACACCGTGAGCGCCGCGCACCACGCCGGCGCCGCCATCGCGCACCACCC